In the Ictidomys tridecemlineatus isolate mIctTri1 chromosome 10, mIctTri1.hap1, whole genome shotgun sequence genome, CATTCCCGATAcatccctttccctcttctcctcctccccctgtcCTTCCTGGGTTTTCTGATCTGTCTGGACATTTTCCTGTTGGGAGACCATCAGGGCACACTCAGGGTCCATCATCATGAAGAGGATTCTACTCGTCTCATCTCCACACGGGCTGACTCCAGCACCTCCTTCCTGCTCAGCTCCATTGTAGAAACCCACAAGGACCACGAGTCCCAAACCCACAGGCTGAGGACCCCCTCTCGTTCCCCACTGTGTGCCTGAACACTGGAGGCCATGGCCGGTTTGCTTCCCACAGGAGACCCCCGACACTGGACGAGCTGGGATATACAAATCCTTGACCTGCAACACCTCCAAGGAGATGACAGCCTTCAGCGACTACCCCGTCCCTGACCATTTTCCCAACTACATGCACAATTCCAAAATGATGGAGTATCTCAGGATGTACGCCAGGCACTTTGGTCTCATGCAACACATCGAGTTCCTGGTAAGGAAGGCAAACCCTGCTCAGCACCTCCACGTGGGTCCTGGCAAGTCTTCACCAGCCAGAGCAGGCAGAGGTGCCCATCCAGTGTGCATGTCCACCACAGTTCTAGTGGTGTCTCGGCACATTCTCTACGTTAGTGAAGACATTTCTAAATCAGGTCCCCTCCAAGGTGCACTGTGTCCGCATTGGTCCCTAAGCTGAGGTTTCAGTTAATTATATTAGACGTAGAATACAGGGTTAGGAATGGAATTTTATGTATTGTGTTGCCCAAAGTACCTCGATCCTAGGGAAGAAACAATTCTAGGAGGTTGTTGTGCATAAAATTATAAACTCCCAGGAGCTATGGAGAGAGAGCCACCACCCACTTTATTGTGAACCCCAGAGTTCTCTGGGGAAGGAGATGAGCAGTGCTCTAGCACTAAGGCTGCCTTGGCCCCTTGCTTCCTAGGCGAAGGTGTGCAGTGTGAGGAAGCGCCCTGATTTTTCATCCTCTGGCCAGTGGGATGTGGTGGTAGAAGCTGATGGGAAGCAGCAATCCTACATCTTTGACGGGGTCATGATCTGCAGCGGCCATTACACTGAGAAGCATTTGCCCTTACAGGAGTTTGCAGGTATTTAACTGATGAGTTAAATGAGGGAAGATCTTTGGATCCAAGAATCTCGGTGCCCACGCTATCATGGGCACAGGACAGAGCCTTTTCTGGCACAGTGGGGTGCAGAGAGGAGCGCTCAGATGATAGAGGTAGCCCTGGGACTGGAAGCCCAGCCTTCCCCAGGCAGCCAAGGCAGGGGTCTGGCCTTCCAGGAAGAAGAAGCAAGTGAGCAATGGAGTGTGGCCTGGCCAGGAGAACACACCCTTGCTGTGGGAGGAGCAGGTGTGTGGGCAGAAGAGGTAGGCGGGAGTCAGTGAGCAACCAGTgcagtgtgtgagagtgtgtatgtgtgtgtgtgtgtgtgcgagtgggtgcatgtgtgagtgtgcatgtgtgtgtgcgtgtgagtgcatgtgtgcctgtgtgtgcactTGGTGCGGACTGCTACCTGAAGCATTTGTACTTACACAGGTCTGTCTTGCAGTGGTGGGAAGATGGTTGGACAGGGAGAAAGACCAAAGCAGACACATCAATAACGAGGAGTTCTTGAGAGTCCCCAAGGAGAAGTGAGGGAGGGCTGAGTGAAGACGGGGAAAACACACCTGTAGCCACGTCTGTGATATGTGTGGAATACAATCAGAATTGTCAAGAACCTCTGAAACTACTCATTCGCATTTGTCCTAGTCAACAGAGCTGCTGgactgtgacacacacacacactcgtttACAATATACGCGTTGTAAAGACGTGGCACAGGCGGAAAAGCCTAGGAGCACCTCTGTGGGCTGATTATACACTAGCCTGTTAGATTACGCCAGTTAAATAAATATACCATTAAATCTTCCACACAGTATTCTGCTGACCACTCTAACCTCTAAAGCTGCGGTCAGCTTCCTTGGACAGCACTCTGCACGCTCACCTGGCTAAGGACCTTTGTGCATAATTCCTTCTCAGTGTTACAAGAAGGGAAGGCAGTTCCTCCTATATCAGTGGAGAATCAGAAAAAGACAAGAACATCCTAAGGTAGCACAGTGAGCACAGTGAAACAACTTCAGGTTGGGTTTGAAGGGACATTCGTCTGCTGGACTTTGGTCTCAGCCTCTGGACCTTTTGTTCCCTGCACAGTCTCGTTCTGTCATTTCGGCAGTGCCTGACCCACAGCAGCAAAGGGGGTGGAAGAGACACAGCCTCAGCTTGGAAGCACATTGTGCCAGGTCCCGTTCCCGTCTGTGCTGCTGACATGGCTGGGTCTCTCCTCCCAGGCATCCAGAAGTTCCGGGGCAGGTACCTGCACAGCTGGGAGTACAAGCATCCAGACGCTTTTGCGGGGAAGAGAGTGGTTGTGATTGGCATCGGGAACTCTGGAGCAGACGTGGCTGGCGAGATCAGTCGTGTTGCTGAGCAGGTTGGCATTTTACCCTCATTCTGACATCAAGGTGAGAAGACACAGTTCTTACTGGGCGGCTTCTCCTCTCTCGCAGGTTTTCCTCAGCACGAGACGAGGCGCGTGGATTTGGAACCGGGTGTGGGATGACGGCAACCCCATGGACACCGCCCTCTTCACCCGGTACAATAGGGCACTCCAAAAACTACTGCCCTCATTCCTCATCAACAGGTGGACAGAGAAGAAACTGAACGCAAGGTTCAACCACGCCAACTACGGGCTGCAGGCTGCACACAGGTACGTGCACCTGGGCTGGGACGGCCAGGCAGCTCAGCAGAGTTGGTGGCCCCAGAGGCATAGGAGCAGGGCATGCCCCAGGCTAAACCTGTCAGGACTTTTTACTCCTTTGGTCATTCCTGCTCCTGTGCCTCTGGGATGCCACAGCAAAGCCAAGGAGGGGGGACGCAGGGAGCTCAGCGCTGGTCTCATGAGACCTGTGCCACCTGCCATGCCACCTTTCACAGCACGTGCCCCTTCACTCTGAATTCTAAACAAGATCCACAGCGACCCTCCGGCTGACGTCCACCAGGAAGACTCCACTATCCACACGGACAGGCCCCACACTCAGGCCCAGCCCCCCCTGGCCCTCCTCACTGCTGTGGCCTCTGTCCTGCTCCTCTAGGACCCATGACCATGGCCACCCTAGAACTCACCCCCAGGCGTGCAGTGCCCCTGGATGTCCCAGGACCCTCTTGCTTGGGACATCTCACCCCAGCAGTTCTGACCAGGAGCGGCCCTCCCCCCTGGCCACACTCGCCTGGCTCTTCCCCCTCTGGGGCCACTCCTCCTCTGTGGCCTTTGGTCCCTCCCCCACCTGACCCAGGAGCTTGGTGTTGTCCCTGTCTCCATTCctgctcctctcccctcctccccgaCAGGTTCctggatttaaaaataatcaagtaaaatattataaagactTCATCTAGGCCAAGCAGGCAGCGACAGCAGAGAATCAGTTCTCACAAGTGTGTGCAGGAAAAAATCACGTAGCTCAGGGCTGGGCTCACGAGGTGGGTGTGCGACTCCAGCTTCTTCCAAAACACGGTGTTTTCAGGATGTAGAAGACAGGTAGTGACAGCAAAGGACGCCTGGGAATAGAGGGACTCACAGCTCAAACCTCCTGTGCAGTCACCAAGCGTTGGCTGTCTCTGAGCCCACTCTCCCCCCGAGGGTCACACTGTTTGAGTAGCCTTGGTTTGGGGTTTTGGCCACACcgtttttctgttttgtcttttttttttttttttttgttcatttgggaGCAAGTCTTAGGAAAGGATATATATGAAAGAGTACGTACAAATATGCTTACTCTTTTATCTgtattctcatttctttcttgtcCTTAACCCACAGGAATCCTGCAGATGTGCATCTCTCTGTGCGATCTGCACACAGGCACGTCTTGTCTTGACTGtggctcccctccctcccaccctatCTTACCCTACATCTCTCCCCTTCCCATggttccctttcccttccctcacctttttttccagtgtatgaaagaaaatatgcaattcttgggctgttgtttttgttgttgttgttggcatatttttgcttaacatgatgtcctTCTGTGCCATCCATTTTCTGAcaatgacatgattttgttcttccTCATGACTGAGTAATACTCCTTATATAAGTGGACCACATATTCTTGGTCCGTTTATCTACCTCCAGGCTCCCAAGCTGATTCCATTACTTGGTTAGTTTGAATAGTGCCAGTTGACATCGGTATTCAGCTTGTAGTAGACTTTCAACTAAGATGCTGTGACGTGTCCAGCTTGGATGTTTTGGCTCAGGACTGTTCTGGCTGTTGAGGGTCTTTTGTGCTTGGGTCTGAATTTAGAATGTTCTTTCTAGTTCTGTGGACAATGTCACTGGATCTGTAGATCATTTGGGGTGGGACACTTTAACGCGACTGTGTCactccatgaacatgggaggccTTTTCACATTCTACCGTCTCCTTCAGCCTCTTTCTTCAGTTTGGGTCATTTTGTAGAGGTCTTTACGTTTTGTTGGTTGggttctagaattttttttttgaggctcttGTGAATGGCGTTAATTCTTGGAGATCTCATTACTGACATATAGAAAAGCTCCTGAGTTTCACAAGGGGCTTCTGTGTCCTGCTGCTCTGGTTCTAAGTGTCTTGAGAGGAGGCTCAGCGTTTCCTGGGGGCGTGATCCTATCAGCTGCAACCAGGACAGTGTGGCTTCCCCCTTCCCTGCTGACCTTCAGTCTCTTCCTCTCACCCAGTTTCAGAGGCTAGAATTTCATGGACTGATGCATAAGAGTGGTGAGGATGCACTCCCTGGGGTAGCTCCTGGTTCAGATGAGAGGCTTCCACTTCTCCCATTTGCCATGTGAGGTCTGTCACGTTGCAGTGGGACCCTCCATACCTAATTGGTTCAGGACTTTATCCTAAAGGAATATTAAGTTTGTCCAAGGCTTTTCCTGCTTCTGAAgattcttcagttttattttgactCTGCTTTGATTCCCTATTACATTTTCAGTTTGTATATAGAGAGCgagccttgcatccctggaacgAAACCGACTTACTGTGATGGAGATCTTTTTGACGTGCCGCTGACTTCACTTTGCAGCATTGAGGATATTTTCATCTAAGTTCAACAAGGATGCTGGTTTATACcttgctctctttttctttttgttgtatcTTTATCAGCTTTTCACACTAGGATAATCCTGGCTTTGCAGAATTGGAAGAGGCCCTTCGCTCTGTGTCTTAGGAACACTTTGAGGAGCactgcattagttcttctttaaaagtttggtgAATTCACAGTGAGTCCCTCCAGTCCTCATCTTGCTTGTTAGAAGACTTTgtattactgcttcaatctcaaTGCTCCTTATTGATCATTTAAGTTTTTAcatcctcttggttcaattttggaAGGTTTTATGTGCCCAGAAATGTGtgcattttttttgagattttctactttattgaCATATCATTACTCAAATTTTCCCTGGTAACATTTGAATTCCAGCAGTTATCTGTTGCAATGTCCTCTTTTCACCTCTAATTTTGTTTTGGAAGTTCTGGCTAgttaagggtttgtcaattttgttgaccttttcaaagaattctttgtttcattgatcctttgtgtTGTTCTTTTAGTCcctattctatttatttcttccatgatctttatgatttctttccttctactgacTGAGTTTAGTTTGCTCTTTTCCTAAGACCTTGAGATGCATCCTTAGGTTTCTAGTGGAGGTATGTTTTAATGCAGGCTCTCGTGGCTCCAACCTCCTCTTTGTGCTGCTCTGCTGTTTCCCACAGTTTCTGCTATGGGTTGTGTTTTCATTcagttctaagaattttaaatgatttttagtgaTCCATTATTCGTTCAAAAGTGTATTATTCcatctccatgtgtttgtataaTTTCTGCAGTTTCTTTtgcctttgatttctagttttattacaTTATGATTTGATAAGGTATGCAAATTTGTTTCAATTCTTTGTTTGGATAAGACTTCCCTATGGCCTAATATATAATCTGTTTTGAAAAAAGTTTCATAGGTTgacaaaaaaatgtatattctgctGATGTTCGATGGAATtttctgtagatgtctgttaagtccatttgatttatagtataaCTTAGATGTTCATTTGcagtattgtttttcttttggggggggtgttGAGGTTTTGTTTGGGTTGATTTGGTCATGATGCCCTGTGGGTGAGAGCGGGGTATTGGATTCACCCTGTTCTTATTGTCTTGGgccctgtctctctccctttaTTGTTAATAGTGTTTGTTGATAAGATTGGGAGCCCCAACATATGTTTATAACTGTCATATCTTCTTGATGAGCTGCTCCCCTTATCAATATGTAGTAGCTTAAAGCCTGTTTTGTCAGGTATGAGTAGGGTGGTTCCTTTTAGAGTACATTTTCTTGGAATACCATTCTCCATCATCGTTTTCAAGGTGTGAACTTTTTTGCTGATGAGGTGAGTTTCTTGCAGAAAGAAGATacaggcttttcttttttaaactaatCACACAGTTTGCatattttaattggagaattaagaccatttatattcaggaaggtctttttttcagttgtagatagactttatttttatgtagtctgaggattgagcccagagcctcagacctgctaggcaagtgctctaacactgagccacaccccaagcccaTCCAGGGTTATTTTTGAAAGGTATATATTTGTTCCTAACGTGTGATTTTATTTTGGGTATTTTACATATCCTATATTCATTTCTTCATCTCTTATTCTTCTTGGAGCTTGAAGTTTTTGTGCATTAGTACTGTTTGATCCTTTACTAATTCTCCTTTGCTAATCTTATATTCCAGTGAACTCCACTTTTCGTCTATGCCTTCATCATTGTCTACTGTTCTTCCTCTTCAGGGTGTATGATCTCCTTAAGTACTTTCTGTAAAGCTGGTTGACTGGTCACGAGTTGCCTTACCTCGAGCTTCTCTAAGGACTTCATTACTTCCTCTATTCTGTGTGGTATCGACTTCCAGTGCTGAGACTCAGTCCCTCACCTCCAGGAGAGTAACAGCTGTGGTTTTATTCCCATCCTATGGAGCAGCAAACTAGTGTTGGCTCTCTCTTCcaccttctttctgttttcagagATTCACTGTTCAAGTCCTTCAGTAGCTCTTTGTAGATCACTGATAAAGATTAATGATGAATTCATGCAGATCTTTATTTGGTATCGAGTAAGTTAAAATTGAAGGACTTTATTcctgatgaacagataaatagAGTTCATGTTTATtatcacatacttagcacagtctCATCTGGTTGTTGACATCATTCTAATTACAGATTAGGAAACCAAAGATAAAATGTTTCTTGCCTTTTCCAAGATTTCACACCTGGTAAGTGGCACGATCAATGCAGAGGTAAAATTCTGTATCTAAAACCAAGTTCTTAACCAAGAAACTATATTTCCTTACCTTTCTAGagatatcaattaaaaataaaacagatactaTGGTGCATTTGAGATCATTTACCACAACTTCTTTATAAGCAAAATTCATGCACACTTCTTCATATTACATTCCCTATAATGCAGATTTCTCAGCCATCAGTCTACCTTCAGTGACGACCTGCCAAATCACATAGTCACAGGAAGAGTGCGGATGAAGCCAAACGTGGAGGAGTTCACCGAGACGTCCGCCCTCTTTGAGGATGGCACTGAAGAGAAGGTTGACACTGTCCTCTTTGCCACAGGATACaccttctctttccccttcttgGAGGATGACTTAGCAATCCTGGACAGCCAGCATTCCATGTATAAGTTGGTCTTCCCTCCTCAGCTGGAGAGGCCAACGCTGGCTTTCATTGGCCTCCTGCAGCCCGTGGGGGCCCTCATCCCCACAGCAGAACTCCAGAGCCGATGGGTTGTGCGTGTGTTCCAAGGTAGGCCGGCTCTCCTGGGTGAGCAGCCGGGGTTCCTAATTATGCACGAATGGCAAGGCACCCGGAGCCCCTCTGTCCACTTTACCTCCTACCACAGCACCTGAGATTTCACCATTAGAGATTCATGGCTTTTGGACTCTCTGGAAGTTTTAGTTTGATTTTCTAAGAGAATTCTGTTAAGAGGAAAGTAACcaaataataacaatagaaaacatgtaaaactGTCATCAGGCTACATTTGAGTACTGGATATCCATTCACTTAGTTCTTTTCAGTAGAAAGTTGATTTAAGGGAGAGCATTATGGAAGCAGAAATTGGCCAGGGCAGAAGGCCAGCAGGGAGACCCTACCTGTGAGCAGAATGCAGAAGGTTAGAGAAGTCACTGTATGTTTCAGGTAAACTCCAAATACCTGGCTCTTATTCTGGCTCCCTTCCCAAGTCCTTACCCAGGCTGATGCCCCTGAACCCAATAACCCTGGGGCCAGACAGAAGCCAGGCTCCACTGGCAGAGTGGCATGACAGCTTCTGAGAGCCAGAGAAGCTGGCTGAATCCCATGTGGCCCCCTCCCTTGCATCCCCAAATAACTTTGATATCTTCCCCATGCTCCGAAGAATGAGAAGTCAGGGTTCCATCTTCTCAGGACATGTCTTCCCTGATGGGTCACCATGGGCATACAGAGTGGCTGCCCTCACCGAGTCCTCTGCCTTCTGAGCCATGCACTTGCCAGTTAGGTGAGTCAGGAAGCTATCTACTGCCTGCTTTTCACTGCATGAGGCAGGAATGTgatccaaacttttttttaagacatgAGCCTAAGGTAAGGATCTTTTCAGACAGACCTGCCTCTGTGATCCTTCTCTGTCTAACCTCATTTCCTGAATGAGGATGTGTGATCTGGACACATATACTCACAACTTGTCCATGCCATGCCGATGGCCACTGAGGATGACTAGAAACAATGATGCCATCAACAACCTAACACCTGTGATTAGTTGAGCATGTGCATCTCTTGGGGACTTACCTAGAAGGAAAACTGATGCTCCACAAGGTGTGCACATGTGAAACAGCTTTTAATGAGAGATGCCCTTCCATTTCCCAAGTCTGCTCATGCGCATACACTGCATCCTCTGAAGTCTGTGTTGTAGGACATTTCGTGGTTCTCATGAGGAGATCACACTTCTGTGCTACATCTGTGGCACCCGAGGGTTTGGAGAGAGCCCAGGTAAACGGGGTTCCAGAACCATGTGGCTGGCAGCCTGGCTCTTCCTGGACGTGCATGGGAGCTGGCCGTGGTACCTACCACCTGCCTTTCCCAGGATGCTTCTTGACTGGATCTCCAGCTGTCCATCAAGGGGGCAGGGAGGCACACACAAGACACCCGTACATGATGGCAGACACCCCATGGCTCCAATCTGACTGGCATCCAGTTTATACCACCTGACGCTGCTCTGGTGCTGGAACCCAGTGTTGTTTCCTGTTTGGAACCTAGGACAACCAGGCCTGGGTGGCCCCTCGCTCCTCTGAGAGATGTTCAAAGACTTACCACTTACACTTCCTGGCAGAGGGCGGAGGAGGGAAGCCTGTACTTTGTGTGCAGGTCACCGCAGACCCGACGCACAGTAGGACTCAGCCTTTAGAGTTGGTGGGACCCAGCAGTGAATATGAAGGAACGGGGTGACTGCAGGCCAATGCCTAAGGGTTCCCTTAGAGGAGGCAGGGGGAGCACAGAGCCCAGACTGAGAGTGGGAGGAGCCTACAGGTCCCTGGTCTGCCTGCCCTGGGTGGAGCTGCTTGCTTTAGTGGCTCCCTCCAGTGCCTGAGCAGCAACCTCACCTGCTGTCCCTGTAACCCTGACGAGGCGCAAAGCATGTAGTTTAGAAGTCAGTGCACCTGCTTCTCCTGTGCTGTCCCCATTCCCTGTCTCCTCCTGACCTGACCTGCACTTCCTCACGCCTCCTCTCCCCCACGTATACACGCACACGCCCCACCTTTCACTTTAGCCACTTGTTTCCTTATAAAATGCAGCAGCTACTGTTTGTCCTGGGAGATTTTGCATCAGCGTATGTTTGTGAATACACATAAGAGGTGACATTTTTCCAATGCCTCTGGGGactcagaaaacttttttttaagacatgAGCCCAAGGTAAGGATCTTTTCAGATAGACCTGCCTCAGAAGCTGGTCACAGTAGAGTTTGAGGATCTCTGGAAGATAAAAGTGACCCAGCAATCTCATACTGGGTATATATATCCttcaaggaaatgaaatcaacatGTCAAAAAGACCCCTGCACTCCTGTGTTTACCACAGCACTGCTTACAATACCAGGATAAGGAAGTAGTCTTGAGCAAAATAAATCAGACCCAGAAAGACACCCATGGAATGCTCTCTCATGAGAGGCACCTCAGAGGTGATCCCACAGAGGCTGGGAGATGAGCAGTGGTGGAGACCAGAGAGCCGTGAAGGGCTGCACCCGGATAGGAGAGGAGCTCTGGTGCTCTGTGGCACACCAGGCAACTGCAGTTGACAAGATGCTCTGTCAATCTCAAAGTAGTGGAGAGAGATCTTCAAAGTACCCactttaaagaaatgacaaagatGACGGTGACGCATACCCTAACTTCCCTGCATTGAGGACCCCGCACACACGGATGCAAACCTCACACTTTAGCTCATAAATCTGGGCAAACATCATGTGTCAACCACAAGCCACATGTTTGGGGGAATTCTTGGCATTCAAGAACTTTCACTGTGTATTGCAACTGAGAACCACTCAACAGCCTGCGTCTCCTGGGGAAAGCTGACTCCATCCAGCCCAATCCTGAGAATGCCAGGAGGGAAGTTCACAGGGGTCCCTAAGACCCGATTATGACAACTCTCCTCTTGGAAAACCTCTCTGTTTACTCCTCTCCCAGCCCTCCTTACATTTCTCTCTTGCTTTGTCTTAGGACTGAAAAACTTGCCCTCAGAGACTGACATGCTGGCTGAGGTcaacagaaggaaaaggagaatggCCAAAGAGTAAGCACACCATCCCTGGCTGAAGGACACCAAACTCGTTCCGCAGGTCCTACTGGACCTCTGTTTTTGAACAAGGCACCCTAACAAGACCCCTAAGACAATTCTAGCTCTGTGACATTATGGTGACAATGCACATGGGGACAGGTGTGGAAAGCCTGGCCAGAACACCAGTCTCACTGGTGAACACACAGGATCTCCAGTCCCTGCAGTGAGAGGCCTCTACAGTGAAGACCAGAACACGC is a window encoding:
- the LOC101973493 gene encoding flavin-containing monooxygenase 5, translating into MKAKKIAVIGAGVSGLGAIKSCLEEGLEPTCFEKGSDIGGLWRYEETPDTGRAGIYKSLTCNTSKEMTAFSDYPVPDHFPNYMHNSKMMEYLRMYARHFGLMQHIEFLAKVCSVRKRPDFSSSGQWDVVVEADGKQQSYIFDGVMICSGHYTEKHLPLQEFAGIQKFRGRYLHSWEYKHPDAFAGKRVVVIGIGNSGADVAGEISRVAEQVFLSTRRGAWIWNRVWDDGNPMDTALFTRYNRALQKLLPSFLINRWTEKKLNARFNHANYGLQAAHRFLSHQSTFSDDLPNHIVTGRVRMKPNVEEFTETSALFEDGTEEKVDTVLFATGYTFSFPFLEDDLAILDSQHSMYKLVFPPQLERPTLAFIGLLQPVGALIPTAELQSRWVVRVFQGLKNLPSETDMLAEVNRRKRRMAKEFVDNPRDASRVNYIDYMDEIASELGVKPNLLSLFLWDAKLAREVFYGPCTPYQYRLQGPGKWTGARAAILTQRARILKPLRTRVLQHSGSRSSRWLWVTSVCAVIFLSASMVIILQMIGH